In Cynocephalus volans isolate mCynVol1 chromosome 3, mCynVol1.pri, whole genome shotgun sequence, one DNA window encodes the following:
- the NKX2-8 gene encoding homeobox protein Nkx-2.8: MATSARLSFTVRRLLDLPEQEAQHLPRREPEPRAPRPDPCATWLESERGHYPSSDESSPEASPPASSQRPSARPASPGSEAEKRKKRRVLFSKAQTLELERRFRQQRYLSAPEREQLARLLRLTPTQVKIWFQNHRYKLKRARAPGAAESPDLAVPAELHAAPGLLRRVVVPVLVRDGQSCGGSGEAGIAAAQDRCGGPAAAACPLPGYTAFGPGSALGLFPAYQHLAPPALVSWNW, encoded by the exons ATGGCCACCTCTGCACGCCTTAGCTTCACCGTGCGCAGGCTCCTGGATTTACCCGAGCAGGAGGCGCAGCACCTGCCTAGGCGGGAGCCAGAGCCACGCGCGCCCCGGCCCGACCCCTGCGCCACCTGGTTGGAGTCGGAGCGCGGCCACTACCCAT CCTCGGACGAGAGCAGCCCGGAGGCCAGCCCGCCAGCCTCGTCGCAGCGGCCCTCCGCTCGGCCGGCGTCCCCGGGCTCGGAAGCCGAGAAGAGGAAGAAGCGCCGGGTGCTGTTTTCCAAGGCGCAGACGCTGGAGCTGGAGCGGCGCTTCCGGCAGCAGCGCTACCTGTCCGCGCCAGAGCGCGAGCAGCTGGCGCGCCTGCTGCGCCTCACGCCCACGCAGGTCAAGATCTGGTTCCAGAACCACCGCTACAAGCTGAAGCGCGCGCGCGCGCCGGGAGCCGCGGAGTCGCCCGACCTGGCCGTCCCCGCCGAGCTGCACGCCGCGCCCGGCCTGCTGCGCCGCGTGGTGGTGCCGGTGCTGGTACGCGACGGGCAGTCGTGCGGCGGCAGCGGCGAGGCGGGCATCGCCGCGGCCCAGGACAGGTGCGGCGGTCCCGCGGCCGCCGCCTGCCCTCTGCCGGGCTACACCGCCTTCGGGCCCGGCTCGGCGCTGGGCCTCTTCCCCGCCTACCAGCACTTAGCGCCCCCAGCCTTGGTCTCCTGGAACTGGTGA